One part of the Eubalaena glacialis isolate mEubGla1 chromosome 19, mEubGla1.1.hap2.+ XY, whole genome shotgun sequence genome encodes these proteins:
- the KRT15 gene encoding keratin, type I cytoskeletal 15, which translates to MSTTFLQTSSSTFGGGSTWGGSLMAGGGGFGGGSLYGGGGSRSISASSARFVSSGSAGGYGGGFSGGAGSGLGGGFGGGLGGGLGGGFGGGFGDFGGGGLLSGNEKLTMQNLNERLASYLEKVRALEEANADLEVKIHDWYQRQRPTEIKDYSPYFKTIEELRDKILAATVDNSRVILEIDNARLAADDFRLKYENELALRQSVEADINGLRRVLDELTLAKTDLELQTESLNEELAYLRKNHEEEMKEFSNQLAGQVNVEMDAAPGVDLTRVLLEMREQYEAMAEKNRRDAEAWFFSKTEELNEEVASNTEMIQTSKTEIVDLRRTMQGLEMELQSQLSMKAGLESTLAETECRYALQLQQIQGLISSIEAQLSELRSEMECQNQEYKMLLDIKARLEQEIATYRSLLEGQDSRMAGIGTREASLGGGGSGKVRINVEESVDGKVVSSRKRDI; encoded by the exons ATGAGCACCACATTTCTGCAGACTTCTTCCTCCACCTTTGGGGGTGGCTCGACCTGGGGGGGTTCCCTCAtggctgggggaggaggcttTGGTGGGGGGAGTCTCTATGGGGGAGGTGGAAGCCGCAGTATCTCAGCTTCTTCTGCCAGGTTTGTCTCCTCGGGGTCAGCAGGGGGCTATGGGGGCGGCTTCAGTGGAGGGGCTGGTAGTGGTTTGGGTGGAGGCTTTGGAGGTGGCCTTGGAGGTGGCCTTGGAGGTGGCTTTGGTGGTGGCTTTGGTGACTTCGGCGGTGGCGGCCTCCTCTCTGGCAACGAGAAGCTCACCATGCAGAACCTCAACGAGCGCCTGGCCTCCTACCTGGAGAAGGTGCGCGCCCTGGAGGAGGCCAACGCTGACCTGGAGGTGAAGATCCACGACTGGTACCAGAGGCAACGGCCCACTGAGATCAAGGACTACAGCCCCTACTTCAAGACCATAGAAGAACTCCGAGACAAG ATCCTGGCGGCCACCGTCGACAACTCCCGGGTTATCCTGGAGATTGACAACGCCAGGTTGGCTGCGGATGACTTCAGACTCAA GTATGAGAACGAGCTGGCCCTGCGCCAGAGCGTGGAGGCTGACATCAACGGCCTGCGCCGGGTGCTGGACGAGCTGACCCTGGCAAAGACCGACCTGGAGCTGCAGACTGAGAGCCTGAACGAGGAGCTGGCCTACCTCCGGAAGAACCACGAGGAG GAGATGAAGGAGTTCAGCAACCAGCTGGCCGGCCAGGTCAACGTAGAGATGGACGCAGCACCGGGCGTGGACCTGACCCGCGTGCTGTTGGAGATGAGGGAGCAGTACGAGGCCATGGCGGAGAAGAACCGCCGGGATGCCGAGGCCTGGTTCTTCAGCAAG ACAGAGGAGCTGAATGAGGAGGTGGCCTCCAACACAGAGATGATCCAGACCAGCAAGACGGAGATCGTAGACCTGAGACGCACGATgcaggggctggagatggagctgCAGTCCCAGCTCAGCATG AAAGCCGGGCTGGAGAGCACGCTGGCGGAGACCGAGTGCCGCTACGCCCTGCAGCTGCAGCAGATCCAGGGCCTCATCAGCAGCATCGAGGCCCAGCTGAGCGAGCTCCGCAGTGAGATGGAGTGCCAGAACCAGGAGTACAAGATGCTGCTGGACATCAAGGCGCGGCTGGAGCAGGAGATCGCCACCTACCGCAGCCTGCTGGAGGGCCAGGACTCCAG GATGGCTGGCATTGGTACCAGAGAAG CCTCCCTGGGAGGTGGTGGCAGCGGCAAAGTCCGTAtcaacgttgaggagtcagtggATGGGAAGGTGGTTTCTTCTCGAAAGAGAGACATCTAA